In Solanum lycopersicum chromosome 5, SLM_r2.1, the following are encoded in one genomic region:
- the LOC101260051 gene encoding putative F-box protein PP2-B12, with protein sequence MSAWLGARELSIEWADNPQHWAWNYIHNSSVEVAELLNVCWLDIRGKIDTSRLARKTSYSAYLVFRLTDNHRELERGIASVRFVKDKVEGTDEEGYTVFISKAKGHEGERGIFAYPRSDAWLEVKLGEFFNNFGEDGEVEMRLMENKNPNWKSGIIVKGIDIRPN encoded by the exons atg AGTGCGTGGTTAGGTGCAAGGGAGCTTTCAATTGAATGGGCTGACAATCCTCAACATTGGGCTTGGAATTACATTCACAACTCTAG TGTGGAAGTAGCTGAGCTTCTGAATGTTTGTTGGCTCGATATTCGAGGAAAGATAGACACAAGTAGACTTGCTCGAAAGACTAGTTATTCGGCATATTTGGTGTTTAGGCTAACAGATAATCATCGCGAACTTGAAAGGGGTATTGCATCAGTGAGATTCGTGAAGGATAAAGTTGAGGGCACGGATGAAGAGGGCTACACCGTTTTTATCTCAAAGGCGAAGGGACATGAAGGAGAACGTGGCATATTCGCGTATCCGCGAAGCGATGCATGGTTGGAAGTAAAGCTAGGtgaatttttcaacaattttggaGAAGATGGTGAAGTTGAAATGAGGTTGATGGAGAACAAAAACCCTAATTGGAAATCTGGGATTATTGTTAAGGGCATTGATATTCGtccaaattaa